The genomic window CGAGCTTCAGGGCACGTGCCAGCATGACGCCGATGGCGACGAACGGAATGACTGAGTTCGCCACGGCCCCGGTTGCACCGCCCAGTGCAAACAGGATGGAGATGACAGCAATGAGCAGGAATTCCCTGCCGCGCATCTTATCCACTGCACTCATGATGCCTCCGGTTATCGCCCCGGAACGTTCAACCACTTCGAACATGCCTCCGGCAAACAGCACAAGGAATATGAGTCCAGCCGATTCGACCATCCCGGTCTGCAGGGCCATGAATACATCCATGAAGCCGACCGGATCCTGTGCAGTACTCTCGTATGTGCCTGAAACCACACGCTCGACACCGTCCACCTGTTCCCTCTCAAATGCCCCGGCAGGTACGAAATATGTTGCGATCGCCGTTGCCACAAGTACAAGGAACAGGATGACATATGTATCCGGCATCTCAAGACGCCTTTTATTTGGATGCTTCTGCTGTTTCACAATCCGCAACCTCCAGTCCATCCATATGATGCAGCACCGCGAGGATGAAGACTTTGCCGATTTCAATCATGGCACGTTCATCCACATCGAATTTCGGATGGTGATGCGGATGGACGGCATCGACCTCCGGATTGCGTGCCCCCACGAAGAAGAAGGAACCTGGCACATGCTCAAGGTAGTAGGCAAAATCCTCAGAAGTCATCATCGGTATCTTCTCCTCCATCGTCATGTCCGGCAGATGTTGTTCCGCAAGCACTTTGAGCTGTTCCGTCTCCGCTTCACTGTTGATCAGCGGTACACAGCCGTACGTAAAGTCAACCTTTGCCGCCGCGCCATTCTGTGCGGCCGTCGATTCACTCATCATTCGGATCCACTGCTCCATAACATCCTTCGATTCCGCATCGAATGTACGCGTCGTCCCAGAAATCGTTGCCGTATCTGGAATGACATTCGTCGCCTCCCCGCTATGGAACTTCCCGATCGTGACGACATTCGCTGTGTTCGGGTCCATCTTGCGGCTGACGATCTGCTGCAGGTTCACCACAAGCTGACTCATCGTCACAAGCGGATCTACTGTAGTGTGGGGAATGGCGCCGTGTCCACCCTTCCC from Salinicoccus sp. RF5 includes these protein-coding regions:
- a CDS encoding M20 family metallopeptidase; its protein translation is MKKGLIRMKETLFEQLENLFPEMVKARRHLHMYPELSFKEQFTPEYVRQHLESLGIEYRTHVGGNGVVGTLHGGKPGPTVALRADFDALPIQDEKDVPYKSTIDGVSHACGHDVHTAALMAVETVLAGVKEELAGTVVFIHQFAEELPPGGAQLMIADGCLEGVDYIYGAHVWADDDYGTIGFIPGPAMAGGDNFEITIQGKGGHGAIPHTTVDPLVTMSQLVVNLQQIVSRKMDPNTANVVTIGKFHSGEATNVIPDTATISGTTRTFDAESKDVMEQWIRMMSESTAAQNGAAAKVDFTYGCVPLINSEAETEQLKVLAEQHLPDMTMEEKIPMMTSEDFAYYLEHVPGSFFFVGARNPEVDAVHPHHHPKFDVDERAMIEIGKVFILAVLHHMDGLEVADCETAEASK